The following coding sequences lie in one Cannabis sativa cultivar Pink pepper isolate KNU-18-1 chromosome 5, ASM2916894v1, whole genome shotgun sequence genomic window:
- the LOC115716310 gene encoding serine/threonine-protein kinase AtPK2/AtPK19, translated as MVSSQFCGLTKPHLNKSIQNQLLLPRNPTDSVVSEQLELDFSDVFGPLPVPPTPIEANFGDSEDSNELVYDDPVVIYNRSHSLVGPSSFVSQSLNLNKLTISETEEVVECVDRDTKAVENEKVQNQDAYIEDGMVEKDNTPVQNVGIEDFEVLKVVGQGAFAKVYQVRKKGTLDIYAMKVMRKDKIMEKNHAEYMKAERDILTQIDHPFIVQLRYSFQTKYKLYLVLDFVNGGHLFFQLYHQGLFREDLARIYAAEIVSAVSHLHANGIMHRDLKPENILLDADGHAMLTDFGLAKQFDENMRSNSLCGTVEYMSPEIVLGKGHNKAADWWSVGILLFEMLTGKPPFTGNREKIQQKIVKDKIKLPAYLSSEAHSLLKGMLQKDASKRLGSGAGGSEEIKRHRWFKAINWRKLDGREIQPSFRPEVAGTHCVANFEKHWTDMPLVDSPVASPIASGSVFMGFSYVKPAASFLCNDASC; from the exons ATGGTTTCGTCTCAGTTCTGTGGTTTGACAAAGCCCCATTTGAATAAATCAATTCAGAATCAGTTACTTCTTCCGAGGAATCCCACAGATTCTGTGGTCTCAGAGCAACTTGAACTGGATTTCTCTGATGTATTTGGCCCTCTACCAGTACCACCGACACCGATAGAAGCGAATTTTGGTGATTCCGAAGATTCAAATGAGCTCGTGTATGATGACCCAGTAGTAATTTACAATCGTTCGCATTCTCTGGTTGGGCCGTCATCTTTCGTCAGCCAATCCTTGAATCTCAACAAGCTTACCATAAGCGAGACAGAGGAGGTGGTGGAATGTGTTGATAGAGACACTAAAGCTGTTGAGAATGAGAAAGTTCAGAACCAGGATGCTTACATTGAGGATGGAATGGTTGAGAAAGATAACACGCCAGTACAAAATGTGGGGATTGAAGATTTTGAGGTTCTTAAGGTGGTTGGGCAGGGTGCATTCGCTAAAGTATATCAAGTGAGGAAAAAAGGGACATTGGACATATATGCAATGAAGGTTATGCGGAAAGACAAAATAATGGAGAAGAATCATGCTGAATACATGAAAGCTGAGAGGGATATATTAACTCAAATTGACCATCCCTTCATTGTCCAGCTCAGATACTCATTTCAA ACTAAATATAAACTGTATCTTGTGTTGGATTTTGTCAACGGTGGCCATCTGTTCTTTCAACTTTATCACCAAGGCCTTTTCAG AGAGGATCTTGCACGTATATATGCTGCTGAGATTGTTTCTGCGGTTTCTCACCTACATGCTAATGGCATAATGCATAGGGATCTTAAACctgaaaatatattattggaTGCCGATGGCCAT GCCATGTTGACTGATTTTGGGCTTGCTAAGCAATTTGATGAGAACATGAGATCTAATTCTCTGTGCGGAACCGTAGAGTACATGTCACCTGAAATTGTTCTTGGAAAAGGCCACAATAAGGCTGCAGACTGGTGGAGTGTAGGAATCCTTTTATTTGAAATGCTTACTGGGAAG CCTCCTTTCACTGGAAACAGGGAGAAAATTCAGCAGAAGATAGTGAAGGATAAGATCAAGTTGCCAGCATATTTATCAAGTGAAGCTCATTCTCTGCTGAAAGGTATGCTTCAGAAGGATGCTAGTAAGCGGTTAGGCAGTGGAGCGGGAGGGAGTGAAGAAATTAAAAGGCACAGATGGTTCAAGGCTATAAACTGGAGGAAATTGGATGGCCGAGAAATCCAACCAAGTTTTCGACCTGAAGTGGCTGGTACACACTGCGTTGCTAACTTTGAGAAACACTGGACTGACATGCCTCTTGTGGATTCACCTGTCGCAAGCCCCATTGCTAGTGGCAGCGTGTTTATGGGCTTTTCGTATGTGAAGCCTGCTGCCTCGTTTCTTTGCAACGATGCTTCCTGCTAG